The DNA segment ACCAGCGCCTGGGGTTCTGGATTCTTTAAGTCGATCCGGGACAGGATGGGCAGGGCAAAGGCCGCGGTTTTGCCGGTGCCGGTCTGGGCCTGGCCGATTAAGTCTTTTCCGGCCATAAGCTCGGGTATGGTTTTGGCCTGGATGGGCGTTGGCATTTCATAGCCGGCCGCATCCAAGGCTTTTAATAAGGGGGTGAAAATCTGTAGTCCGCCAAAGCCTGTGGCTTCGGCCGCTTGAGGGGTCAATGTCATGATATAATTCTTCTCTCTTTCAAAATGGAGTTATCCCTGCGATAGATGTTAACGGGAAATCATTGGCCTTTTTAACAACCTGGGTTCTCTGGACTTTCCGGCTTTTGCCGGATGATCAAGGGATGCGGGAGGGAAAAGCGGATATTTTGCCGTCAGCAGGGTAGGGACTGCTTATTTGATTCGAATGGCTTTTGCAACCTTTATTTTGATCTATTTTTTTTACCGCCTGTGTCTTTTCGGCGGGGGCTTTTTTTGCGGCCCGCGCTTTTCTTTTCAGCCGGCTTCTGCGGCAGAATCAGCCAGTTGTCATCCGGTTCGGTGCAGGGCAGGGGGCGCTCCATGAACTCCTCGATCTCCGGAATGTAAAAGGAGTCCTCTTCGTCTGCGAAGCTGATGGATGTGCCCGCTGCGCCGGCCCGGCCGGTGCGGCCGATGCGGTGAACATAGTCTTCCGGATCATGGGGCAGGTTATAATTGATCACATGGTCCATCGCCTCGATATGGATGCCCCGGGCCACGACATCGGTTGCCACGAGCACGCGGATTTTGTCGGACTTGAAGTCCGCAAGCCGCCGGCTCCGTTTCTCCTGGGGCACGTCCCCGGTGAGGATCTGGCTTTTGATGCCATGGCGGTTTAACTTGTCAGCCAGCCGCCTCACCCAATCCTTTCGGTTGCAGAAGACCAGCACCCGGCTGAGATCCTGCTGAACGATGATGTTGTAGAGCAGGGCGAATTTATTGTCGCTCGTCACAATATAGACGATTTGATCCACCGAATCCACCGCCACCTGTTCCGGCTCAATGGCCACATGGGTCGGGTTTTGGGTCCAGCTGGCCGCCAGGCGGGTGATGGGCTCGGTCAGGGTCGCGCTAAAGAGCATGGTCTGCCGGGTGCCCTTTTGGGGAGTGGCGTAGATGATTTTTCGGACATCCGGGATAAACCCCATGTCGAGCATCCGGTCCGCCTCATCGATGACCATGACTTCCACTTTTTTTAAATTAAGTACCCGGCGCCGGGAAAAATCAAGCAGACGGCCGGGGGTGGCCACAACAATGTCCGCCGGCCGGTCGGTGAGCTGTTTCTGCTGCTGCTTGAAATCCATGCCGCCGAAAATGGCAATGATGTTTAAATCGCAGTGCTTTGCGAGCTGTTTGGCCTCTTCGGTGACCTGCATCACAAGCTCCCGTGTGGGGGCAATGATTAATACCCGGGGCGTGCCTGATTTTCGCTTCTCCGTCATGGGGTTGTTTGTCAGGTGCGTGATGATTGAAATTAAAAACGCCGCGGTTTTGCCGGTACCGGTCTGAGCCCGGCCGAAGGCATCCCGGCCCGCCAGGGTGCTGGGCAGAATTTCAGCCTGGATGGGCGTGCAATACTTAAAGCCCAAATCATCGATGGCATGCATCAATGCATCCGGCAGGTCAAAGTCATGAAAACGGGTTTGGTTGGGATCGACCGGCACTTCGAATTGGGCCCGCTGCCATGTATCGGCGGCATTTGAATCGGTGGCTGTCGGCTCTCCTGAATCTGCGGCTGGGGTTTTGTCTGGGACTTCTATGTCAGAATTTTCATTTTCGGTTTGTGAGTTGTTATTCATCTGGGGTTTTGTCACACGTCTCCTGTCAATTAATTGTGATTTTAAAATTTATAAGTTTAGCATAAATAATTAAATCTATCATACATTTTTATAAATAGCCATGAATTATTTAAAATCAAGCCGATGATGTAAATTGCCTGACCTGAGCGACGCTATCCGGTGGATATTTTCTTTAATTGATCGGTGACAGCCGCGATAAGCCCGGGCTTTAACGCTTCGACCCGCTGGGTTTGGCCTTTCCGCACCGCCCGGAAAAACTGGCGGCAGGTCTGGTTGAGGCTGCCCGGCCAGGCGGCGGTATAGCCGGATTTTTCCCCGGCTGCGCCATTTATGCCGAACTGCGGCTGGTCGCGCCGGCTGTGCGCCCAGTTGATGACATGGGAAAAATAGATCAGTGCGCGGTCGATCAGGACAAACAGCAGTTGATCGTTTTGGGCGGGCCCCACCCGGATTTTTGCGCGTCCCAGGGGCAGCCCCCGGATTTTGGCCTTTGCCATCCGGTCCGTTCCGAATACCGCAGACCCCGCGCCGATGGCCCCGCCCAGGGCGGTAAACACGCCAAAGCTTAAACCCGCCAGCGCAAAATCAATATTCGCCCCGATTAATCCTCCGCCGGCGCCGGCTGCCGTGGCCAGCTGCCAGCGGTTTAACCCCAGGATCTGCCAGGTGCGCGAAGAGAATAGGTCTTCATTTAAAATCGACTGCGGCGGCAGCTCCAAATTGAAGATATTATGCTTGAACCGCTTTCTGATGCGTTTGTGCGCGGTCTGCTCCATTTTTTGGATGTCCGCCTGATATTTTTCCGCCAATTCCTGACGCACTTTGCTGATATGTTCCGCATCCCGGCAGGATTTTTTAACCTTATGCCCGGCCGCAGTTTCCACAAGTCCGGTGATGATATCCGCGGTCTCTGCCATGCGCTGGGCCCAGTCCTGCTTGAATGCGTCAATCACATAGGCGAGGGCGGGCTGCCAGTCCGGATCAATCATTTTAAGGGCCTCCAGCAGTTCGATCCGCTCGGCATAGGTGGCCCGCTGGGCGTCAAATATCCGGATGGCATTGAACTCTTTTCGGGCCGCTGCTTTCCAGTCTTCCAGGTAGGCCATATGGGTTTTGTCTTTGGGATTAATAATGGCCATTCGGGGAAGTCCGGAAAGCCTGAGGATCTCCATTTCCACCTGATCGGTCTTGCGGACCGGCCGGGAGCCGTCTGTTACAAAAATAATGCCCGCCCCGTCGGCAACCGGCGCCAGCAGCTCGCATTCATCGCTAAACTCCGGGTCATTTTGGTGGGTGCGGATGAATTCGGGGATCCGATCGGCCTCGGCGCCTTCAAAACTCTGCATCCAGGCGAGGGTGCGGCGGGGCTGTTGAAAGCCGGGTGTATCAATAAAGCGGATGATTTCCACCCCGTCAATAATTACCGGATATTCCCGGCATTTGCGGGTTTCCCCGGGCGTGGGGCTGATGCGCACGCTGTCGTCTTCAGCTAGCGTGGCCACCACCGATGATTTCCCCTCATTGGGATGACCGAGTATGGCGAAAACAGGGGTTCTATCCGTCACTATATTTCCTTCCAAAGGCTATTCGCCTAAAACCTCGGCTCTGACATACGGATCACCGA comes from the Desulfobacterales bacterium genome and includes:
- a CDS encoding DEAD/DEAH box helicase → MTKPQMNNNSQTENENSDIEVPDKTPAADSGEPTATDSNAADTWQRAQFEVPVDPNQTRFHDFDLPDALMHAIDDLGFKYCTPIQAEILPSTLAGRDAFGRAQTGTGKTAAFLISIITHLTNNPMTEKRKSGTPRVLIIAPTRELVMQVTEEAKQLAKHCDLNIIAIFGGMDFKQQQKQLTDRPADIVVATPGRLLDFSRRRVLNLKKVEVMVIDEADRMLDMGFIPDVRKIIYATPQKGTRQTMLFSATLTEPITRLAASWTQNPTHVAIEPEQVAVDSVDQIVYIVTSDNKFALLYNIIVQQDLSRVLVFCNRKDWVRRLADKLNRHGIKSQILTGDVPQEKRSRRLADFKSDKIRVLVATDVVARGIHIEAMDHVINYNLPHDPEDYVHRIGRTGRAGAAGTSISFADEEDSFYIPEIEEFMERPLPCTEPDDNWLILPQKPAEKKSAGRKKSPRRKDTGGKKNRSK
- a CDS encoding GTPase/DUF3482 domain-containing protein, coding for MTDRTPVFAILGHPNEGKSSVVATLAEDDSVRISPTPGETRKCREYPVIIDGVEIIRFIDTPGFQQPRRTLAWMQSFEGAEADRIPEFIRTHQNDPEFSDECELLAPVADGAGIIFVTDGSRPVRKTDQVEMEILRLSGLPRMAIINPKDKTHMAYLEDWKAAARKEFNAIRIFDAQRATYAERIELLEALKMIDPDWQPALAYVIDAFKQDWAQRMAETADIITGLVETAAGHKVKKSCRDAEHISKVRQELAEKYQADIQKMEQTAHKRIRKRFKHNIFNLELPPQSILNEDLFSSRTWQILGLNRWQLATAAGAGGGLIGANIDFALAGLSFGVFTALGGAIGAGSAVFGTDRMAKAKIRGLPLGRAKIRVGPAQNDQLLFVLIDRALIYFSHVINWAHSRRDQPQFGINGAAGEKSGYTAAWPGSLNQTCRQFFRAVRKGQTQRVEALKPGLIAAVTDQLKKISTG